The Haemorhous mexicanus isolate bHaeMex1 chromosome 5, bHaeMex1.pri, whole genome shotgun sequence genome contains a region encoding:
- the WEE2 gene encoding wee1-like protein kinase 2 isoform X2, with protein sequence MEDWDNNNEFIQRLDFSSCGEDSEERSVNEEDSLTLSPPRSSEFQKRQESSPLPATPQRKLSEIFLSRTKAWMSPTLKSSPSVSKNWSKPETPLHITWKKLQLCDTPHTPKSLLSKTAFPSSATKVPAKGFRHLRLTPRADSEDSSHASLVNINPFTPESYRQTLFHPNGKRKAGGELNDPHPGSQIKKELLTKRYPLKASNMVSRYKKEFLELEKIGVGEFGSVYKCIKRLDGCVYAIKRSKRPLAGSSDEQLALREVYAHAVLGHHPHVVRYYSAWAEDDHMIIQNEHCNGGSLQDVLLENAKLGQYFPEGELKEILLQVSMGLKYIHNSGLVHLDIKPSNIFICHKLAVSGPTGQEESDSEDEFSPGVVYKIGDLGHVTSITNPQVEEGDRRFLANEILQEQYCYLPKADIFALALTVALAAGTAPLPHNGALWHHIRKGNVPPIPQKLPHRFLELLKLMIHPDPAQRPSATALTKHPVLRPSCGKAVQLQEQLNMEKCKTAMLERLGGSMWRRPAWQVLRQFVRHDSDTVNSLVLERSMNRVQLLGRVGQDPIMRQVEGKNPVTIFSLATNEMWRTGESEVGQGGDVSQKTTWHRISVFRPGLRDVTYQYVRKGSRIFVEGKIDYGEYTDKNNVRRQATTIIADNVIFLSDGSVREKV encoded by the exons ATGGAGGACTGGGACAACAACAATGAATTCATCCAGCGACTGGACTTTTCCAGCTGTGGTGAAGACAGTGAAGAAAGAAGTGTAAATGAGGAGGACTCCCTGACCTTGAGCCCCCCCAGAAGCTCAGAGTTCCAGAAGAGGCAAGAGAGCAGTCCTCTGCCAGCAACTCCTCAGAGAAAGCTTAGTGAGATTTTCCTGAGCAGAACAAAAGCCTGGATGAGTCCCACCCTGAAGTCTTCCCCATCTGTGAGCAAGAACTGGAGTAAACCTGAGACACCACTGCACATCACCtggaaaaagctgcagctctgtgacaCCCCACACACTCCTAAG AGCCTGTTATCAAAGACAGCTTTTCCTTCATCTGCAACAAAGGTCCCAGCCAAAGGCTTCAGACACCTGAGGCTCACTCCTCGTGCTGACTCTGAGGACTCCTCCCACGCTTCTCTTGTCAACATTAACCCCTTCACACCAGAGTCCTATCGACAAACGCTCTTCCATCCTAATGGCAAGAGGAAGGCTGGAGGAGAGCT GAATGATCCTCATCCAGGAAGCCAGATTAAAAAGGAGCTACTTACAAAG AGATACCCTCTGAAGGCGAGCAATATGGTTTCCCGCTACAAGAAGGAGTTCCTGGAACTAGAAAAAATTGGTGTGGGGGAATTTGGCTCTGTCTACAAGTGCATCAAACGCCTTGATGGATGTGTTTATGCCATCAAACGCTCCAAAAGGCCTCTGGCAGGATCCTCAGATGA GCAGCTGGCACTGCGGGAGGTGTATGCCcatgctgtgctggggcaccACCCCCACGTGGTGCGCTACTACTCGGCCTGGGCGGAGGACGATCACATGATTATCCAGAATGAGCACTGCAATG GTGGGAGTCTCCAAgatgtgctgctggaaaatgcaAAGCTTGGGCAGTATTTCCCAGAAGGAGAGCTGAAGGAAATATTGCTGCAAGTCTCCATGGGACTAAAATACATCCACAACTCTGGCCTTGTGCACCTGGATATCAAACCTA GTAATATCTTCATCTGTCACAAGCTGGCAGTTTCAGGCCCTACTGGACAGGAGGAGAGTGACAGTGAAGATGAGTTCTCTCCTGGTGTGGTGTATAAGATTG GTGACCTTGGACATGTGACATCAATAACAAACCCTCAGGTGGAGGAAGGAGACAGACGGTTTTTGGCCAATGAAATTTTGCAAGAG caATACTGCTACTTGCCCAAGGCAGACATCTTTGCCCTGGCACTGACGGTGGCTctggcagctgggacagcaccGCTGCCTCACAATGGGGCCCTGTGGCACCACATCCGCAAAGGCAACGTCCCACCCATTCCCCAGAAGCTTCCCCACCGTTTTCTTGAGCTCCTTAAG CTCATGATCCACCCTGACCCAGCACAAAGACCTTCTGCCACGGCTCTCACCAAACACCCTGTTCTTCGTCCTTCTTGTGGAAAagctgtgcagctccaggagcagctaaATATGGAGAAATGCAAGACTGCCATGCTGGAAAG GCTCGGCGGCAGCATGTGGCGGCGACCGGCGTGGCAG GTGCTCCGCCAGTTTGTAAGACATGACTCTGATACGGTTAACTCACTGGTACTTGAGAGAT CCATGAATCGTGTTCAGCTGCTTGGTCGGGTCGGACAGGACCCTATCATGAGGcaagtggaaggaaaaaatcctgttaCCATATTTTCTCTTGCAACCAATGAGATGTGGCGGACAGGGGAGAGTGAAGTGGGCCAGGGAG GTGATGTCAGTCAGAAGACGACATGGCACAGGATCTCTGTCTTCAGACCTGGCCTCAGGGATGTCACCTATCAGTATGTGAGGAAGGG ctctcGAATCTTTGTTGAAGGGAAGATAGATTATGGTGAATATACAGATAAGAACAATGTGAGGCGACAGGCCACAACAATTATAGCAG ataatgtgatttttctgaGTGATGGCTCAGTGAGAGAAAAGGTGTGA
- the WEE2 gene encoding wee1-like protein kinase 2 isoform X1 — MEDWDNNNEFIQRLDFSSCGEDSEERSVNEEDSLTLSPPRSSEFQKRQESSPLPATPQRKLSEIFLSRTKAWMSPTLKSSPSVSKNWSKPETPLHITWKKLQLCDTPHTPKSLLSKTAFPSSATKVPAKGFRHLRLTPRADSEDSSHASLVNINPFTPESYRQTLFHPNGKRKAGGELNDPHPGSQIKKELLTKRYPLKASNMVSRYKKEFLELEKIGVGEFGSVYKCIKRLDGCVYAIKRSKRPLAGSSDEQLALREVYAHAVLGHHPHVVRYYSAWAEDDHMIIQNEHCNGGSLQDVLLENAKLGQYFPEGELKEILLQVSMGLKYIHNSGLVHLDIKPSNIFICHKLAVSGPTGQEESDSEDEFSPGVVYKIGDLGHVTSITNPQVEEGDRRFLANEILQEQYCYLPKADIFALALTVALAAGTAPLPHNGALWHHIRKGNVPPIPQKLPHRFLELLKLMIHPDPAQRPSATALTKHPVLRPSCGKAVQLQEQLNMEKCKTAMLERELKAARLAQSLMKDQALGRAKLQESETSSKQKSKRLVGGKSCRSFSFTLGF; from the exons ATGGAGGACTGGGACAACAACAATGAATTCATCCAGCGACTGGACTTTTCCAGCTGTGGTGAAGACAGTGAAGAAAGAAGTGTAAATGAGGAGGACTCCCTGACCTTGAGCCCCCCCAGAAGCTCAGAGTTCCAGAAGAGGCAAGAGAGCAGTCCTCTGCCAGCAACTCCTCAGAGAAAGCTTAGTGAGATTTTCCTGAGCAGAACAAAAGCCTGGATGAGTCCCACCCTGAAGTCTTCCCCATCTGTGAGCAAGAACTGGAGTAAACCTGAGACACCACTGCACATCACCtggaaaaagctgcagctctgtgacaCCCCACACACTCCTAAG AGCCTGTTATCAAAGACAGCTTTTCCTTCATCTGCAACAAAGGTCCCAGCCAAAGGCTTCAGACACCTGAGGCTCACTCCTCGTGCTGACTCTGAGGACTCCTCCCACGCTTCTCTTGTCAACATTAACCCCTTCACACCAGAGTCCTATCGACAAACGCTCTTCCATCCTAATGGCAAGAGGAAGGCTGGAGGAGAGCT GAATGATCCTCATCCAGGAAGCCAGATTAAAAAGGAGCTACTTACAAAG AGATACCCTCTGAAGGCGAGCAATATGGTTTCCCGCTACAAGAAGGAGTTCCTGGAACTAGAAAAAATTGGTGTGGGGGAATTTGGCTCTGTCTACAAGTGCATCAAACGCCTTGATGGATGTGTTTATGCCATCAAACGCTCCAAAAGGCCTCTGGCAGGATCCTCAGATGA GCAGCTGGCACTGCGGGAGGTGTATGCCcatgctgtgctggggcaccACCCCCACGTGGTGCGCTACTACTCGGCCTGGGCGGAGGACGATCACATGATTATCCAGAATGAGCACTGCAATG GTGGGAGTCTCCAAgatgtgctgctggaaaatgcaAAGCTTGGGCAGTATTTCCCAGAAGGAGAGCTGAAGGAAATATTGCTGCAAGTCTCCATGGGACTAAAATACATCCACAACTCTGGCCTTGTGCACCTGGATATCAAACCTA GTAATATCTTCATCTGTCACAAGCTGGCAGTTTCAGGCCCTACTGGACAGGAGGAGAGTGACAGTGAAGATGAGTTCTCTCCTGGTGTGGTGTATAAGATTG GTGACCTTGGACATGTGACATCAATAACAAACCCTCAGGTGGAGGAAGGAGACAGACGGTTTTTGGCCAATGAAATTTTGCAAGAG caATACTGCTACTTGCCCAAGGCAGACATCTTTGCCCTGGCACTGACGGTGGCTctggcagctgggacagcaccGCTGCCTCACAATGGGGCCCTGTGGCACCACATCCGCAAAGGCAACGTCCCACCCATTCCCCAGAAGCTTCCCCACCGTTTTCTTGAGCTCCTTAAG CTCATGATCCACCCTGACCCAGCACAAAGACCTTCTGCCACGGCTCTCACCAAACACCCTGTTCTTCGTCCTTCTTGTGGAAAagctgtgcagctccaggagcagctaaATATGGAGAAATGCAAGACTGCCATGCTGGAAAG GGAACTTAAAGCAGCTCGCCTTGCCCAGAGCCTCATGAAGGACCAAGCCTTAGGACGTGCCAAATTACAAGAGTCTGAAACCTCTTCTAAGCAGAAGAGCAAGCGTCTGGTGGGAGGGAAGAGCTGTCGCTCATTTAGCTTTACTCTGGgtttctga